One window from the genome of candidate division KSB1 bacterium encodes:
- the folD gene encoding bifunctional methylenetetrahydrofolate dehydrogenase/methenyltetrahydrofolate cyclohydrolase FolD, producing the protein MAEIIDGKAIAAEIHAELKEEVRRLKATGITPGLAVILVGDDPASASYVRMKERACKELGIISFHYEFPAGTDEETICRLIRELGRDSRVHGILVQLPLPEPLEQGTVLETIPPQKDVDGLHPYNMGRLLQGTPTFIPCTPAGVQELLLRSGNSPEGKHVVVVGRSNIVGKPLAALLMQKKAGANATVTVCHSGTPDLTAQLKRADIVVAAMGVPKFITRDMVRPGCVVIDVGVNRVEDPTAERGYRLVGDVDFDSVSEVASAITPVPGGVGPMTIAMLMRNTVMAAQIQGH; encoded by the coding sequence TTGGCAGAGATCATCGACGGGAAAGCTATTGCCGCGGAAATCCACGCCGAGTTGAAGGAGGAGGTTCGTCGCCTCAAGGCCACGGGAATTACCCCTGGCCTGGCGGTTATCTTGGTGGGAGATGACCCTGCCTCGGCAAGTTACGTGCGAATGAAGGAAAGAGCGTGCAAAGAGCTGGGAATCATCTCCTTCCACTACGAATTCCCCGCTGGTACAGACGAAGAGACCATCTGCAGACTGATCCGCGAACTCGGCCGCGACTCCAGGGTGCACGGGATTCTTGTGCAGCTGCCGTTGCCGGAACCCCTCGAGCAAGGGACGGTGTTGGAGACTATCCCCCCACAGAAGGACGTCGACGGTCTTCACCCGTACAACATGGGGAGGCTACTCCAGGGAACACCGACATTTATTCCATGCACTCCTGCGGGCGTTCAGGAACTGCTCCTCCGTTCAGGGAACTCTCCGGAGGGGAAACACGTAGTGGTGGTTGGTCGCAGCAACATCGTCGGGAAACCGCTGGCAGCTCTCCTGATGCAGAAGAAGGCGGGGGCCAATGCCACGGTGACGGTGTGTCACAGCGGAACTCCCGACCTGACGGCTCAGTTGAAGCGCGCCGACATCGTAGTTGCGGCCATGGGCGTGCCAAAGTTCATCACGCGTGATATGGTCCGCCCGGGTTGCGTTGTGATTGATGTGGGAGTGAACCGCGTTGAAGACCCCACCGCGGAGCGTGGCTATCGGCTCGTGGGCGATGTGGATTTCGACAGCGTCTCAGAGGTGGCGAGCGCCATTACGCCGGTCCCTGGTGGCGTCGGGCCGATGACCATCGCGATGCTCATGCGCAATACGGTCATGGCCGCGCAAATCCAGGGCCATTAA
- a CDS encoding YmdB family metallophosphoesterase: protein MIRILFVADVVGKRGVKTAVQALEQLRRAGVDPDYCFANGENLKNGRGLDRGLAAQLFDNGIDALTTGNHVWDRQSDNDLLGDARVLRPANYPDGLPGHGWWIYQKQGRAPVALINLQGRTFLFAIDCPFRTADRILADPAIQSCPVRVVDVHAEATAEKQALGWYLDGRVSAVIGTHTHVQTADERILDQGTGYITDVGMTGSHGGVIGTEKWVSIRRFLRQTPEPVQLARGYEIFHAVLLEVDESSGRCVTIRRIREPVQLP, encoded by the coding sequence GTGATCCGTATCCTTTTTGTCGCCGACGTGGTGGGGAAGAGGGGGGTAAAGACAGCGGTGCAGGCGCTCGAGCAATTGCGCCGAGCGGGTGTCGATCCGGATTATTGCTTTGCCAACGGCGAGAATCTTAAGAACGGTCGAGGTCTTGACCGGGGGCTCGCCGCGCAGCTCTTTGACAACGGAATCGATGCGCTAACCACGGGCAATCACGTGTGGGATCGGCAGTCGGACAATGATTTGCTGGGCGACGCCAGGGTCCTGCGCCCGGCCAACTATCCCGACGGGCTTCCAGGCCACGGCTGGTGGATTTACCAGAAGCAAGGCCGTGCACCGGTCGCTCTCATTAATCTGCAGGGCAGAACGTTCTTATTCGCAATTGATTGCCCGTTCCGAACAGCTGACCGAATCCTGGCAGACCCAGCCATCCAATCCTGCCCAGTACGGGTCGTCGATGTCCACGCAGAAGCAACCGCGGAAAAGCAGGCACTCGGTTGGTACCTGGACGGGCGGGTCAGCGCTGTGATCGGTACCCACACACATGTGCAGACCGCAGACGAACGCATTCTGGACCAAGGTACAGGATACATCACCGATGTAGGGATGACGGGTTCGCATGGGGGCGTGATCGGCACGGAAAAGTGGGTCTCGATCCGCCGCTTCCTTCGTCAGACGCCGGAGCCCGTTCAGCTTGCAAGGGGATACGAGATTTTCCACGCGGTGCTTCTGGAGGTGGACGAGAGCAGTGGGCGCTGTGTAACGATCCGAAGGATCCGCGAGCCAGTTCAGCTGCCTTAG
- the rny gene encoding ribonuclease Y → MMTVLWIVLLVASSGVSFLAGWVVRKRISQRKVASAELIAERIVSEAQKEAEALKREKLLEAREEYLRLKQSVENEFRNQRIELQKLERQLQQKETNLDRRAEMLDEKLRALDRQQEALRVKEEQLAERERELQRMLEQQKAALERISGISQEEAKQLLMESMKEKARKEAAQIIKEIKDQAKLTANKEAKEIIIQAIQRSAADHSVETTVSVVNLPNEEMKGRIIGREGRNIRAFEQATGVDVIVDDTPEAVILSAFDPFRREVARVALERLIADGRIHPTRIEEVVEKTRKEMEEKLYEIGEQACLDAGVHDLHPELARLLGKLKYRTSYGQNVLQHSVEVAHLAGLMAAELGLDANLAKRAGLLHDIGKALDKYTEGTHTQIGVEVAKKYGENPIVLNAIGGHHEDVEAVSPITVLVKAADAISGSRPGARRETLESYIKRLEKLEELAKSFEGVGQAYAIQAGREVRVIVQPEKVDDATAELLATDIAEKIQSEMEYPGQIKVTVIREFRAVDYAK, encoded by the coding sequence ATGATGACCGTATTGTGGATTGTGCTCTTGGTTGCGTCCAGTGGAGTGTCTTTTCTGGCCGGCTGGGTTGTACGCAAGCGCATCAGCCAGAGGAAGGTAGCCAGTGCCGAACTGATCGCGGAGCGAATCGTCTCCGAGGCCCAGAAGGAGGCAGAGGCTCTCAAACGCGAAAAGCTCCTGGAGGCACGGGAAGAGTACCTGCGCCTCAAGCAGTCCGTAGAAAATGAGTTTCGTAATCAGCGGATAGAGCTACAAAAGCTCGAGCGGCAGCTCCAGCAGAAAGAGACCAACCTCGACCGGCGGGCCGAGATGCTTGACGAGAAGCTCCGGGCTCTGGACCGACAGCAGGAGGCGCTCCGGGTCAAGGAAGAGCAGCTGGCAGAGCGCGAACGCGAGCTGCAGCGGATGCTCGAGCAACAGAAAGCGGCTCTTGAGCGCATTTCCGGAATCAGCCAAGAGGAAGCAAAGCAGCTCCTGATGGAGTCGATGAAAGAAAAGGCCCGCAAGGAGGCTGCCCAGATCATTAAGGAGATCAAGGACCAAGCGAAACTGACCGCGAACAAGGAGGCCAAGGAGATCATCATTCAGGCTATCCAGCGCTCGGCCGCGGACCATTCCGTAGAAACCACCGTCAGCGTCGTGAACCTGCCTAATGAGGAGATGAAAGGGCGCATTATCGGTCGTGAGGGGAGGAATATTCGCGCCTTTGAGCAGGCCACCGGAGTGGACGTGATCGTCGATGACACGCCTGAAGCCGTCATTCTAAGTGCCTTCGATCCCTTCCGACGCGAGGTGGCTCGAGTGGCCCTGGAACGGCTGATCGCCGACGGCCGCATCCACCCAACTCGAATCGAAGAGGTTGTCGAGAAAACCCGCAAGGAGATGGAGGAAAAGCTCTACGAGATTGGCGAGCAGGCATGTCTGGACGCGGGTGTCCACGATCTCCATCCGGAGCTTGCGCGGCTCCTCGGGAAACTGAAGTATCGCACGAGCTATGGCCAAAACGTGCTCCAACATTCCGTGGAGGTGGCCCACCTCGCCGGCCTGATGGCCGCGGAGCTCGGATTGGATGCCAACCTGGCTAAACGCGCCGGCCTTCTCCACGACATAGGCAAAGCCCTCGACAAGTACACAGAGGGCACCCACACCCAGATCGGCGTCGAGGTAGCCAAGAAATATGGCGAGAACCCCATTGTCCTCAACGCCATTGGTGGGCATCACGAAGACGTGGAAGCTGTCTCTCCGATCACAGTATTGGTTAAGGCGGCGGATGCGATCTCTGGGTCCAGGCCCGGTGCACGGCGCGAGACTCTCGAAAGTTACATCAAGCGCCTCGAGAAATTGGAGGAACTTGCCAAGAGCTTCGAGGGCGTGGGTCAAGCCTATGCAATCCAGGCGGGTAGGGAAGTCCGCGTGATCGTACAGCCGGAGAAGGTGGACGACGCAACGGCCGAACTCCTGGCCACAGATATCGCCGAAAAGATTCAAAGTGAAATGGAGTATCCAGGTCAGATCAAAGTCACGGTGATCCGCGAGTTCCGCGCTGTGGATTATGCGAAGTAG
- a CDS encoding cell division protein ZapA produces the protein MTFSDANVVKVTIFGSEYAIRGDTDPEYIRHVAEYVDSKMREIDESTSIKSSLKVAILAALNIADELFRERAEKEALLSSYHYKLQVLASRLEEYLAREATE, from the coding sequence GTGACGTTTTCGGACGCAAACGTCGTCAAGGTCACCATTTTCGGGTCGGAATATGCCATACGCGGTGATACCGACCCGGAGTATATACGTCACGTGGCCGAGTATGTCGACAGCAAGATGCGGGAAATCGACGAGTCGACATCCATAAAGTCCTCTCTTAAGGTGGCCATCTTGGCGGCGCTGAACATCGCGGACGAGCTATTTCGGGAGCGAGCCGAGAAGGAAGCGCTCCTTTCCTCGTATCACTACAAGCTTCAGGTGCTTGCCAGTAGATTAGAAGAGTATCTCGCAAGAGAGGCGACCGAGTAG